Proteins from a genomic interval of Oncorhynchus clarkii lewisi isolate Uvic-CL-2024 chromosome 15, UVic_Ocla_1.0, whole genome shotgun sequence:
- the LOC139366921 gene encoding uncharacterized protein: MRDAAALLVLLLCVSGAWAQGESGGVKAELKELSNMVVEQKVEPRVTNTELQQRSRIKELKKDNAALKARLCASEREVEDLKSENAALETRVTASERENTAFEARLSVIEREVEELETKKVILTMLHS; this comes from the exons ATGAGGGATGCTGCAGCGCTGCTGGTGTTGCTGCTCTGTGTGTCTGGAGCATGGGCTCAGGGAGAAAGTGGAGGGGTCAAGGCTGAGCTGAAGGAGCTGAgcaacatggtggtggaacagaagGTGGAGCCCAGAGTCACAAATACTGAACTGCAGCAGAGGAGCAGGATCAAGGAACTGAAGAAAGATAATGCAG CCTTAAAGGCCAGACTGTGTGCCagtgagagggaggtggaggaccTGAAGAGCGAGAATGCAG CCCTGGAGACCAGAGTAACAGCCAGTGAGAGGGAGAACACAG CCTTCGAAGCCAGACTGAGTGTCAttgagagggaggtggaggagctggAGACGAAGAAAG